In Penicillium oxalicum strain HP7-1 chromosome VII, whole genome shotgun sequence, one DNA window encodes the following:
- a CDS encoding tRNA (guanine(9)-N1)-methyltransferase: protein MIQENILDCTMDEEERPRKVAKLEHSEASIETELGPAMTGAVPIVDEPSQATSSNAQPEQSQLTLSNETSGLPIQSSEGTAQENDQDSAPKLSKNQLRKLRKRELWEAGREQRKEKRKEQMARKKERRQRMVDEAREAGGEEAVQALRKQWETTRSKSKRSTLLPLSIVIDCGYDDLMNPHERISLAGQLTRSYSENSRAMWRSHLMFSSFNKQLKERFDNVLSPYRNWKGIRIIQEDFVHAAEIAKEQMTSPKGGKLVGPFADEADAKPEDGEVIYLSSDSDNVLTELKPYCTYIIGGLVDKNRHKAVCYKSAVSKGLKTAKLPIGDYIQMTSRQVLTTNHVVDIMLKWLELGDWGEAFMQVLPPRKGGKLKGQQGSDGAVDEASDDEPEAEQTLEEIANQMEADAEIDDENGHNSGPDL from the coding sequence ATGATACAAGAAAACATTCTCGACTGCACAAtggacgaagaagagagaccGAGAAAAGTCGCAAAGCTGGAGCATAGTGAGGCATCGATTGAAACCGAGCTTGGCCCAGCAATGACTGGTGCTGTGCCCATTGTCGACGAGCCGTCGCAAGCTACAAGCAGCAATGCGCAACCTGAGCAATCCCAATTGACTCTCAGCAATGAGACCTCTGGCCTGCCGATACAATCATCGGAGGGAACGGCGCAAGAGAATGACCAAGATTCGGCCCCCAAACTCTCCAAAAACCAGCTCAGGAAACTCCGTAAGAGGGAGCTATGGGAGGCTGGACGCGAGCAGCGCAAGGAAAAGCGCAAAGAGCAAATGGCGCGGAAAAAGGAGCGTCGTCAGCGCATGGTTGACGAAGCGCGTGAGGCTGGTGGCGAGGAAGCCGTTCAGGCACTGCGCAAGCAGTGGGAGACCACTCGTTCCAAGTCCAAACGATCTACTCTCCTACCTCTATCAATCGTGATTGACTGTGGCTATGATGATTTGATGAACCCCCATGAGCGCATTTCTCTCGCCGGCCAGCTCACACGGTCCTATTCAGAGAACAGCCGCGCCATGTGGCGCTCGCATCTCATGTTCAGCTCATTCAATAAACAACTAAAGGAACGCTTCGACAACGTGCTCTCGCCTTATCGCAATTGGAAAGGAATCCGGATTATTCAGGAAGACTTTGTGCATGCTGCGGAGATAGCCAAGGAGCAAATGACCTCTCCGAAAGGGGGAAAACTGGTCGGACCATTTGCCGACGAGGCTGATGCCAAACCCGAGGACGGTGAAGTGATCTATCTGAGCAGCGATAGTGACAACGTCTTGACCGAACTCAAACCCTACTGTACCTATATCATTGGAGGGCTTGTGGATAAAAACCGACACAAGGCTGTCTGTTACAAATCTGCGGTCTCCAAGGGGCTCAAAACCGCAAAGTTGCCGATTGGTGACTACATTCAAATGACCTCGCGCCAGGTACTGACCACAAACCATGTGGTTGACATTATGTTGAAGTGGCTCGAACTAGGCGACTGGGGGGAGGCTTTTATGCAAGTTCTGCCGCCCAGAAAAGGTGGAAAATTGAAGGGTCAGCAAGGCAGCGACGGAGCTGTGGACGAAGCCTCAGATGATGAGCCAGAGGCGGAGCAGACCTTGGAGGAGATCGCGAACCAGATGGAAGCTGATGCGGAGATAGACGATGAGAATGGCCATAACAGCGGCCCCGACCTTTGA
- a CDS encoding putative glycosyl hydrolase, whose amino-acid sequence MGLLQLHVDGKVFRDPQNREIVLRGINVAGDAKYPKSPDMPSYVSEGFFEADDVSFVGRPFSLDEAHTHFKRLRRWGYNAIRYIFTWEAIEHAGPGIYDEEWISFTIEVLRVAKQYEFYIFMDPHQDVWSRLSGGSGAPMWTLYAAGLNPRAFKATEAALVHNTYDDPAEFPKMIWSTNYTRLVCQTMFTLFWAGRDFAPKAVIDGMNIQDYLQSHFIAACKHLAFRIHEAADVEHEVVIGWETMNEPHRGLIGFQDISVIPPDQQLQLGTSPTAFQAMLTGSGRACEQTTWAFGSFGPYKTGRKLVDPEGQSAWLPKNHDDSKYGWRRDPDWKLGECIWAQHGVWDPSTETLLQKDYFSKVPSTGKPLTYEIFTNSYFMDHYRAYRDAIRDVWPAAILLCQPPVMEVPPDLKGTKDDDPNMVHAVHYYDGLTLLTKHWNRLYNVDVIGVLRGKYWAPAFAVKVGETAIRNCLRDQLKFLREESLKYMGNHPLLFTEIGIPYDMDNKKAYDDGDYSSQTSAMDANHFALEGSTANGFTLWLYQTENNHKWGDLWNGEDLSIYSRDDMELPNKATYTSLNPQSPAYSESHSSVDEPEVDPRNLKRALTSPSISSVSSQTPKGYRAAEAYIRPSPIYVSGSLQSHVFDLRNCTFTMTLTAEAATTSEAPTEIYLPEFHFPESKVVVAVSGGRWKIDYQEIQSIKVPRLQWWHAEGDQSIKIEGVKRKPGQVDDSSSEDATYLERCEKGDCRVM is encoded by the exons ATGGGTCTCTTGCAACTGCACGTTGATGGGAAGGTGTTTCGCGATCCCCAAAACCGAGAGATCGTCTTGAGGGGCATCAATGTTGCAGGAGATGCCAAGTATCCGAAAAGTCCGGATATGCCTTCGTACGTCTCGGAAGGATTCTTTGAGGCAGATGACGTTTCCTTCGTGGGTCGCCCGTTCTCGTTGGATGAGGCACACACCCATTTCAAGCGACTACGTAGATGGGGTTACAACGCCATACGATACATCTTCACATGGGAGGCGATCGAGCACGCTGGACCGGGTATTTATGATGAAGAATGGATCTCATTCACGATTGAGGTCCTCAGAGTTGCGAAGCAGTATGAATTTTATATCTTTATGGATCCCCACCAGGATGTT TGGTCGCGTTTGTCTGGGGGGTCAGGCGCACCTATGTGGACACTCTATGCGGCAGGACTGAACCCTAGAGCATTCAAAGCCACTGAGGCTGCGCTGGTTCACAATACTTATGACGATCCTGCTGAATTTCCGAAGATGATTTGGAGTACGAATTACACGCGCCTGGTGTGCCAGACTATGTTCACACTCTTTTGGGCAGGTCGTGACTTTGCGCCTAAAGCGGTCATTGATGGAATGAATATCCAAGATTATCTCCAATCTCATTTCATTGCAGCGTGCAAGCATCTAGCGTTTCGTATCCATGAAGCTGCAGATGTTGAGCATGAGGTAGTCATTGGTTGGGAGACCATGAATGAGCCTCACCGTGGGCTTATTGGATTCCAGGATATCTCTGTGATTCCTCCCGACCAGCAGCTTCAGCTTGGAACCTCGCCTACCGCCTTTCAAGCCATGTTGACCGGTTCTGGCCGGGCGTGTGAGCAGACGACCTGGGCGTTCGGTAGCTTTGGTCCCTACAAGACAGGCAGAAAACTCGTCGATCCAGAGGGGCAATCGGCCTGGCTGCCCAAGAACCATGACGATAGCAAGTATGGTTGGAGGCGCGACCCTGACTGGAAATTAGGGGAATGTATATGGGCCCAGCATGGTGTCTGGGATCCAAGCACGGAGACTCTGCTCCAGAAAGATTATTTCTCGAAGGTACCAAGCACTGGAAAGCCACTGACCTATGAAATATTCACCAATTCCTACTTCATGGATCATTATCGAGCTTATCGGGATGCTATTCGAGACGTATGGCCCGCAGCTATTCTACTGTGCCAGCCACCTGTTATGGAAGTGCCCCCTGACTTGAAGGGGACCAAAGATGATGATCCCAACATGGTCCATGCTGTCCACTATTATGATGGCCTCACGCTCTTGACAAAGCATTGGAATCGGCTTTACAATGTGGATGTCATTGGTGTTCTGCGAGGCAAGTACTGGGCCCCGGCATTCGCCGTGAAGGTGGGAGAAACGGCAATTCGCAACTGCCTTCGTGATCAATTGAAATTTCTTCGGGAGGAAAGCTTGAAATACATGGGCAATCATCCCTTACTCTTCACCGAGATTGGTATCCCCTATGACATGGACAACAAGAAGGCCTATGACGACGGAGACTACAGCAGCCAAACAAGTGCAATGGATGCAAATCATTTCGCGCTCGAAGGCAGCACCGCCAATGGCTTTACGCTCTGGTTATATCAAACAGAG AACAACCACAAGTGGGGTGACTTATGGAATGGAGAAGATTTGTCGATTTACTCTCGCGACGACATGGAACTTCCAAATAAGGCCACTTATACCTCACTGAACCCCCAATCACCGGCTTACTCCGAGAGTCACAGTAGCGTCGATGAGCCAGAAGTTGATCCCCGGAACCTCAAGCGCGCCCTCACAAGCCCGTCGATCTCAAGTGTCAGCTCACAGACCCCCAAGGGATACCGGGCTGCAGAGGCATACATCCGTCCCAGTCCGATTTACGTGAGCGGTTCTTTGCAAAGTCACGTCTTTGACCTTCGTAATTGCACCTTTACGATGACTTTAACCGCAGAAGCTGCCACGACAAGTGAAGCACCAACAGAGATCTACCTGCCCGAGTTCCACTTCCCAGAGAGCAAGGTTGTTGTTGCGGTCAGCGGGGGTAGGTGGAAAATTGATTATCAGGAAATTCAATCTATCAAAGTACCTCGATTGCAATGGTGGCATGCAGAGGGCGATCAAAGCATCAAGATTGAAGGTGTCAAGCGCAAGCCTGGGCAGGTAGATGATTCGTCGAGTGAGGATGCAACGTACTTGGAAAGATGTGAGAAGGGGGATTGTCGTGTCATGTAA